Proteins from a genomic interval of Paenibacillus lentus:
- a CDS encoding family 43 glycosylhydrolase, with protein sequence MDDSRLLRKRGMRYGAALLIGIAVIVIVGVIAMRQTDSGIADEKYNGHGGTFKNPLIDMDTPDPSVVYKDGYYYMTFTHNGTDVMVMKSRTIDFKQAEKKVVWYPPIDTMYSANLWAPEIQYIRGKWYIYFAADDGQNENHRMYALEAVGEDPLGEYEFKGQITDETNKWAIDGLVMEYEGQLYFVWSGWEGDVNIRQNTYIAPMSDPVTISGPRVLLSSPDQEWEMAGGPPYIQEGQAILYREDRVFIVYSGAGSWTPFYSLGLLALKEGGNPLQPEDWQRSPEPLMTLDEAAGVYGPGHNSFVKSPDGTEDWIVYHATTSPTDGWNNRKARAQRITWNKQGLPEFGKPLSLDTAIPLPSGSGVYQAGHANRDGERLSFGKFVATVSTELPLLVHYKNETGVSRILEVWVDNSHAGSLELPVTAPDEIGYAYGRIRLEAGGGELTLKAGRDDAADNILVGVRAIELTRYEAETASSGLQDMVSVDLSASGEGVMKLTSEQGSSVSFRPVHVPEAGNYRLILGISNPGEEEQTVKFKINGSKGGELNVPATGRNIFTEVVFEGKLRRGDNEIMIEGASGNMSLDYMDIITD encoded by the coding sequence ATGGACGACAGCCGGTTGTTGCGGAAACGCGGGATGAGGTATGGGGCGGCCTTACTCATAGGCATCGCCGTCATTGTTATAGTAGGAGTGATTGCGATGAGACAAACAGACAGTGGTATCGCTGACGAGAAATACAACGGACATGGGGGTACTTTCAAAAATCCATTGATCGATATGGATACCCCCGATCCAAGCGTTGTATACAAGGACGGGTATTATTACATGACGTTCACCCATAACGGAACGGATGTCATGGTCATGAAATCTAGAACGATCGATTTCAAGCAGGCTGAGAAGAAGGTGGTTTGGTACCCGCCGATCGATACGATGTATTCAGCTAATCTGTGGGCTCCGGAAATTCAGTACATCCGCGGCAAATGGTATATCTATTTTGCAGCGGACGACGGGCAGAATGAGAACCACCGGATGTACGCGCTGGAAGCGGTCGGAGAAGATCCGCTCGGCGAGTATGAATTCAAAGGGCAGATCACCGATGAGACGAATAAATGGGCCATCGACGGCCTGGTTATGGAGTATGAGGGGCAGCTGTATTTCGTCTGGTCCGGCTGGGAAGGGGACGTTAATATCCGGCAGAACACATATATTGCACCGATGAGTGATCCTGTGACGATTAGCGGGCCGCGGGTATTATTGTCCTCACCCGATCAGGAATGGGAGATGGCTGGAGGCCCGCCTTACATTCAGGAAGGGCAGGCAATTCTCTACCGGGAAGACCGTGTATTTATCGTATATTCGGGGGCAGGGAGCTGGACGCCATTCTATAGCCTTGGCCTGCTGGCGCTGAAGGAGGGGGGGAACCCGCTTCAGCCGGAGGACTGGCAGAGATCGCCAGAGCCGCTGATGACGCTGGACGAGGCAGCTGGCGTGTACGGCCCGGGGCATAATTCTTTCGTCAAGTCGCCCGATGGCACGGAAGACTGGATCGTCTACCATGCCACGACGAGTCCTACCGACGGCTGGAATAATCGCAAAGCCCGGGCGCAGCGCATTACTTGGAATAAGCAGGGGCTGCCGGAATTCGGAAAACCGTTGTCCTTGGATACGGCAATTCCGCTACCGTCGGGGTCTGGTGTGTACCAAGCTGGGCATGCCAACCGGGATGGAGAACGCCTGAGCTTCGGGAAGTTTGTAGCTACTGTCTCTACGGAGCTGCCGTTGTTAGTTCATTACAAGAACGAGACGGGCGTCTCTCGAATACTTGAGGTATGGGTGGACAATTCCCATGCGGGATCGCTAGAATTGCCAGTCACCGCACCGGATGAGATCGGTTATGCCTATGGACGTATTCGATTGGAAGCGGGGGGCGGTGAATTGACTCTCAAGGCGGGCAGGGATGACGCTGCAGATAATATTCTGGTCGGTGTCCGGGCGATCGAGCTGACGAGATATGAAGCGGAGACCGCTTCCTCCGGGCTTCAAGATATGGTGAGCGTTGATTTGTCCGCCTCCGGCGAAGGCGTGATGAAGCTGACGAGTGAGCAGGGTTCATCGGTGTCCTTCCGGCCAGTTCATGTACCTGAGGCTGGAAATTATCGTTTGATCCTTGGCATTTCCAATCCTGGGGAAGAGGAACAAACGGTTAAATTCAAAATCAATGGCAGCAAAGGGGGAGAGCTGAACGTACCGGCCACGGGACGAAACATTTTTACAGAAGTTGTGTTTGAAGGAAAGCTGCGAAGAGGTGATAATGAAATTATGATCGAAGGGGCTTCGGGTAATATGAGCCTCGATTATATGGACATTATCACTGATTAG
- a CDS encoding ABC transporter substrate-binding protein, which translates to MKRHCWNKNRSKTTIGLISWTVLLLLLPGCMGQNSGGAPISKPAHVVRLEYWTPFSGGDNQFMTEMVEQFNMEHPEIQVTQKNSRLDDYYSRLKTAVLSGNAPDVAIVHSTIMPQFVQNGYVEKLTTEAKDIGIDWKRFNPNILRSVSYEDEYYGIPLDTHALVMYYNKDWLSKAGLLDEAQRPVIPKGAAGFKSFLEQIRGTVPSDIAPLAQPSTRIDSVWLWWSLYNQMIDGGQFYSEDGTGAVFNNPASLTALSFVNELYKDKLIPSDINDAFQLFYDGKAAVLITGMWGTGAFEKAQGLHFGVIPMPTLYDRPAVWGDSHNLSIPMKRGMTEEKREAVLTFANWIVGHGDMWAKAGHVPSMTELTRSEVFNELEYRSDYAATANYVAYWPRNAKQWSVNERIINEFERMIYGYQTPEEALDTAVKKINADLRK; encoded by the coding sequence ATGAAGAGACATTGCTGGAATAAAAATCGCAGCAAAACAACGATTGGATTGATCTCATGGACTGTACTTTTGCTCCTGCTGCCCGGGTGCATGGGACAGAACTCGGGAGGGGCGCCGATATCTAAGCCCGCTCATGTCGTTCGCTTGGAATACTGGACGCCCTTCAGCGGCGGGGATAACCAATTCATGACCGAAATGGTGGAGCAGTTCAATATGGAGCATCCGGAAATCCAGGTCACTCAGAAAAATTCGCGTCTTGATGATTACTACTCGCGGTTGAAAACAGCCGTATTATCAGGCAACGCTCCGGACGTGGCGATCGTGCATTCGACGATCATGCCGCAGTTTGTCCAGAACGGATATGTGGAGAAGCTGACGACCGAGGCCAAAGACATCGGCATCGATTGGAAACGCTTTAATCCAAACATTCTGCGTTCTGTATCCTATGAGGATGAATATTACGGAATACCGCTCGATACGCATGCTCTGGTGATGTACTACAACAAGGACTGGCTGTCTAAAGCCGGTTTGCTGGATGAGGCGCAAAGACCTGTGATTCCCAAGGGAGCAGCCGGATTCAAGTCCTTCCTGGAGCAAATTCGGGGGACCGTACCGTCCGATATCGCTCCTTTAGCCCAGCCCAGCACGCGGATCGATTCAGTCTGGTTATGGTGGAGCTTGTATAACCAGATGATAGATGGTGGGCAATTCTACAGCGAAGATGGGACGGGGGCTGTATTCAATAATCCTGCTTCGTTAACAGCGCTGAGCTTCGTGAATGAGCTGTATAAAGATAAGCTGATCCCTTCCGATATCAACGATGCTTTCCAATTGTTCTATGATGGGAAAGCAGCGGTATTGATTACAGGGATGTGGGGAACAGGTGCTTTTGAGAAGGCGCAGGGGCTGCATTTCGGGGTTATTCCGATGCCGACTTTATATGATCGTCCGGCGGTATGGGGAGATTCTCATAATCTTTCTATTCCTATGAAACGAGGGATGACAGAAGAGAAGAGAGAAGCGGTTCTGACCTTTGCGAATTGGATCGTAGGGCATGGTGATATGTGGGCCAAGGCGGGGCATGTTCCCAGCATGACCGAGCTTACAAGGTCTGAAGTATTCAATGAGCTCGAATATCGGAGCGATTATGCCGCTACGGCCAACTATGTCGCATACTGGCCGAGGAACGCTAAACAGTGGAGCGTTAATGAGCGGATTATTAACGAATTCGAGAGAATGATCTACGGTTACCAGACGCCAGAGGAAGCGCTCGACACGGCCGTCAAGAAAATCAACGCGGATTTGCGCAAGTGA
- a CDS encoding cache domain-containing sensor histidine kinase, which produces MTRLRRGIQWLRNLKLAQKWILINSVLIVIPLGALGIYAFSSFRGTLETNVGESQLQTMKQITLNIDTYMEELNRLSLMPYQYQDILDYLASERKPGASLSLEEISLLNNFVSKVFLNGRIDIMGVSLYGSKGASYVVMPESQYVTTYRLDEDAEWIKEAQGQFGELIFLTTHELKPTSGSVYEVFSIVRELRSFDSGKSLGYIVLDVDPAVVGQILAQVQLGRRESLYITNARGDLVIRKGSAVPEVDGAVIPFSGEGVTHLEANGERLLVSYATSELTQWTTVGAVPVSELMQDSLQVRNSITIMGIICVGLAMLFSVFTAYRITLPIRKLSRLMKKVEKGQLEVDFPVNQWDEVGQLGSAFNRMVSRLSELGYLLYETEIREKDAQIAALQSKINPHFLYNTLGSISMYAELEGSKEITTMTNNLSRILRYSLNAHQSGVVLKDEIEHIRSYMAIQKLRYDERLHFTLDIAAEAMDCAVIPLMIQPIVENSFKHGLDKGIGEGRISLTGGIQDGLLLLTVEDDGIGLTTAQLEHLRRQLAYSRDLGGETGNGLLNVHRRLVLCYGERYGLTIDSMPYQGVRVTLTIPAKHMSKDEKNHAPTVFHSTS; this is translated from the coding sequence ATGACGAGACTACGACGAGGAATTCAATGGCTCAGAAATTTGAAGCTGGCACAGAAGTGGATCCTCATAAATTCCGTGTTGATCGTGATTCCACTAGGAGCGCTTGGCATTTACGCGTTTTCCAGCTTTCGCGGGACGTTAGAAACTAACGTTGGCGAATCCCAATTGCAGACGATGAAGCAGATAACTCTCAATATTGACACTTATATGGAAGAGTTGAACCGACTCTCGCTGATGCCTTATCAGTATCAAGACATTCTCGATTATTTGGCATCAGAAAGGAAACCTGGCGCTTCTCTTAGTTTGGAAGAAATTAGTTTACTCAACAATTTCGTATCCAAGGTATTTCTGAATGGAAGAATCGATATTATGGGTGTTTCCCTCTATGGCTCCAAAGGGGCGTCCTATGTCGTCATGCCGGAGAGCCAGTATGTTACGACATATAGGCTTGACGAGGATGCGGAATGGATCAAGGAAGCACAGGGTCAGTTCGGTGAGCTGATCTTTCTAACGACCCATGAGCTTAAGCCGACGAGTGGCTCGGTCTACGAGGTGTTCTCCATCGTGAGAGAGCTGCGTAGTTTCGATAGCGGGAAGTCGCTTGGCTATATTGTACTTGACGTCGATCCGGCGGTCGTCGGGCAAATTTTGGCGCAGGTTCAGCTTGGACGCAGAGAATCTCTTTATATCACGAATGCCAGAGGGGATCTCGTCATTCGTAAAGGTTCTGCTGTTCCAGAGGTAGACGGCGCGGTGATTCCGTTCAGCGGGGAAGGTGTGACTCATCTAGAAGCGAACGGCGAACGGCTGCTTGTCTCTTATGCCACATCTGAGCTGACACAGTGGACGACTGTCGGTGCCGTTCCGGTCTCCGAATTGATGCAGGACAGCTTGCAGGTTCGCAACTCGATCACGATCATGGGGATCATCTGCGTGGGATTAGCGATGCTGTTCTCCGTATTTACGGCGTACCGGATTACACTGCCAATCCGCAAGCTGAGTCGGTTAATGAAAAAGGTGGAGAAGGGCCAGCTTGAGGTGGACTTTCCTGTGAATCAATGGGATGAGGTAGGGCAGTTGGGTAGCGCTTTTAATAGAATGGTGTCCCGACTGAGCGAGCTTGGCTACTTGCTCTATGAAACTGAGATTCGGGAGAAGGACGCGCAAATTGCTGCGCTTCAGAGCAAGATCAATCCTCATTTTCTCTACAACACGCTTGGATCGATCAGTATGTACGCAGAGCTTGAGGGAAGCAAAGAAATTACGACGATGACGAATAATCTTAGCCGTATTCTGAGGTACTCTTTGAATGCCCACCAGTCCGGAGTCGTTCTGAAAGACGAGATCGAGCATATCCGAAGCTATATGGCGATACAGAAGCTGCGTTATGATGAGCGGCTTCATTTCACACTCGATATCGCGGCGGAGGCGATGGACTGCGCCGTCATTCCGCTGATGATTCAGCCGATCGTAGAGAATTCCTTCAAGCATGGCCTTGACAAAGGAATAGGCGAGGGGCGGATCTCTCTGACTGGAGGGATTCAGGATGGACTGCTGCTGCTGACTGTGGAGGATGACGGAATTGGCTTAACTACTGCCCAGCTTGAGCATCTTCGCCGCCAGCTCGCATACTCGCGAGATCTTGGCGGAGAGACGGGCAATGGGCTGCTCAACGTACACCGACGCCTTGTGCTTTGCTATGGCGAGAGATACGGACTTACCATCGATAGTATGCCTTATCAAGGGGTACGTGTTACCTTGACGATCCCGGCCAAGCATATGTCCAAGGACGAGAAGAATCACGCACCGACTGTTTTTCATTCCACATCATGA
- a CDS encoding response regulator, protein MPKILIVDDEKIFRRGLRAMITSLDPEWEIVGDASDGYEALDCAEVLQPDVILTDIRMPRMDGIALQRVVKERFPYMECVVVSGYEDFNYALQSMRYGAKDYLMKPVERSELGRILDKLKEEMVKRGSSSAARFDQEENELIRRHVSESVIAGLMRGLVQQHHVDLLRKIGVDFDQPYYCCFLIKLDKGSIGSERYLKADPSLFQLYIRQFVQEMVNKRMKGYSLVLSDSEVAAIVNLSSDDSLGLTELAESIRRQISSLSNLTVTIGVGRIAEGVNSISDSYRDAEISLLYRLIVGGDKVLHYDAIRRDHDLYLEVDVESWGEMERAVLEGREEEAASRVESEIGSLCRQATSPELIYQKICKLLIQFYEAAEKLNLTKAWLGERDIRSLIFEVCSITSSEELMNECRMLLAGLARCIVDSRLEIEHDPIDQAVQYLDSNFHKPVTLNEVAGQVHLNPAYFSSLFKQRTGTSFVERLTSIRVEEAKRRLMDTDDIIAVIAEETGFPNLRHFYRVFKRETKLSPKDYRLSFRKEKLGNAVITYDKTHSGTM, encoded by the coding sequence ATGCCAAAAATTCTGATCGTCGATGATGAGAAGATATTTCGGAGGGGTCTGCGGGCCATGATTACATCCTTAGATCCGGAATGGGAGATCGTAGGGGATGCTTCCGACGGTTATGAAGCTCTGGATTGCGCAGAGGTGCTGCAGCCTGACGTCATATTAACCGATATCCGCATGCCACGGATGGACGGCATCGCATTACAGCGGGTTGTAAAGGAGCGATTCCCGTATATGGAATGCGTGGTGGTCAGCGGATATGAAGATTTTAATTACGCGCTCCAGTCAATGAGATACGGGGCTAAGGATTATCTCATGAAGCCGGTGGAGCGGAGCGAGCTGGGACGGATTCTCGACAAGCTGAAAGAGGAGATGGTCAAACGGGGCAGCTCCTCGGCGGCCAGATTTGACCAGGAGGAGAATGAGCTTATCCGCCGCCATGTTAGCGAATCCGTTATTGCAGGATTGATGAGAGGGTTAGTGCAGCAGCATCATGTGGATCTGCTGCGCAAGATCGGCGTTGATTTTGACCAGCCTTATTATTGCTGTTTTCTAATTAAACTCGATAAGGGCTCCATAGGCTCGGAACGATATTTAAAAGCCGATCCTTCGCTATTTCAACTCTATATCCGCCAGTTTGTGCAGGAGATGGTCAATAAGCGAATGAAAGGTTACAGCCTTGTCCTATCTGATTCCGAGGTGGCGGCCATCGTCAATTTGAGCAGCGATGACAGCCTAGGACTGACAGAACTGGCCGAATCGATCCGTCGGCAGATTAGCTCTTTATCCAATCTCACCGTAACGATCGGTGTCGGCCGGATAGCGGAAGGAGTCAACTCGATTTCGGATTCTTACCGGGATGCCGAAATCAGCTTGCTATACCGGCTGATCGTAGGGGGCGACAAGGTGCTTCATTATGATGCGATCCGCCGGGATCATGATCTATATCTTGAGGTTGATGTCGAGTCCTGGGGAGAGATGGAGCGTGCTGTCCTTGAAGGACGGGAGGAGGAAGCGGCCAGCCGTGTGGAATCGGAGATTGGCAGCCTGTGCCGGCAAGCGACGAGCCCGGAACTCATTTATCAAAAAATATGCAAGCTACTTATCCAATTCTACGAAGCGGCCGAAAAGCTGAATTTGACCAAGGCATGGCTCGGAGAGCGAGATATTCGCAGCCTGATATTCGAGGTATGTTCAATTACATCAAGCGAAGAGCTGATGAACGAGTGTCGCATGCTGCTGGCGGGGCTGGCGCGTTGTATTGTCGATTCCAGGCTCGAAATTGAGCATGATCCGATCGATCAGGCGGTGCAGTATTTGGATTCTAATTTCCACAAGCCAGTTACTCTGAATGAGGTAGCAGGGCAGGTGCACTTAAATCCGGCTTATTTCAGTTCATTGTTCAAGCAGCGAACCGGTACCAGCTTTGTGGAGCGTTTGACGTCGATTCGCGTTGAGGAGGCGAAGCGACGGCTTATGGATACCGATGATATTATCGCAGTCATCGCCGAGGAAACCGGATTTCCGAATTTGCGACATTTTTACCGAGTGTTCAAGCGGGAGACGAAGCTCTCGCCGAAGGATTATCGCCTGAGCTTCCGCAAGGAAAAGCTGGGTAATGCAGTAATCACGTATGACAAAACGCATTCTGGCACGATGTAA
- a CDS encoding glycoside hydrolase family 2 protein, with protein sequence MIPREEYPRPQYVRADWLNLNGEWEFSFDDDRIGEREKWYRKEFATPYPHSITVPFVFQSKLSGIGNPEFHDVIWYRRSFDLPEAWSGKRIILHFGAVDYLAKVWVNGELAVVHEGGHTPFQADITNFLVTGSQTITVCVEDFSRDITLPRGKQYWLENSASIFYTRTTGIWQTVWLEPVEQVHLERVAMTPDIDRNEIQVHTFIEGLPGETELELEVTVSFQGEQIACDRYKVLRPEEHRSIHLHDFAEHGLGRLWSPEHPNLYDITFKLVGGDRVLDEVDSYFGMRKVSIENGKLCLNNRPYYQRLVLDQGYFEEGILTAPSDEDLKRDVELAKEMGFNGLRKHQKMEDPRFLYWCDKIGMLVWGEAANAYAYSENYVRQFTSEWQEIIQRDYNHPCIITWVPLNESWGIPNVQIDAKQQQHGLAMYHLTKSIDQTRPVVYNDGWEHMTTDLVTIHDYESRREVLEARYASAESTLNAMPANRSIFVGGAAYTGQPILVTEFGGIAFKASEWEGWGYSGADNEEDYLKRLKDVVDPMYASPVLQGFCYTQLTDVEQEINGLLTYDRKPKAPLERIREIITGARAD encoded by the coding sequence ATGATTCCGCGTGAGGAATATCCAAGACCACAGTATGTTCGTGCGGATTGGCTGAATTTAAACGGGGAGTGGGAATTCTCTTTTGATGACGATCGTATCGGAGAGCGGGAAAAATGGTACAGAAAGGAATTTGCGACTCCATATCCGCATTCAATTACAGTTCCCTTCGTATTCCAAAGCAAGCTGAGCGGCATCGGCAACCCTGAATTCCATGATGTCATCTGGTATCGCCGCAGCTTTGACTTGCCGGAGGCATGGAGTGGAAAGCGGATCATACTTCATTTCGGCGCGGTTGATTACTTAGCCAAAGTATGGGTTAACGGTGAACTGGCTGTAGTTCACGAAGGAGGACACACGCCTTTCCAAGCGGATATTACGAATTTCCTCGTTACTGGAAGCCAGACGATTACTGTCTGTGTGGAGGATTTCAGCCGGGACATTACGCTGCCGCGAGGCAAGCAATATTGGCTGGAGAATTCGGCAAGCATATTCTACACGCGAACAACGGGGATCTGGCAGACAGTGTGGCTTGAGCCCGTAGAACAGGTGCATCTGGAGCGGGTGGCCATGACTCCGGATATCGACCGGAATGAAATCCAGGTTCATACTTTCATTGAAGGGCTGCCGGGCGAGACGGAATTGGAGCTTGAAGTGACGGTGTCTTTTCAAGGAGAACAGATTGCTTGTGATCGCTACAAGGTGCTTCGCCCGGAGGAACACCGCAGCATTCACCTTCATGATTTTGCCGAGCATGGGCTGGGGCGACTTTGGTCGCCGGAGCATCCAAATCTGTATGATATTACGTTCAAGCTGGTCGGCGGGGATCGTGTGCTGGATGAGGTGGACAGCTATTTCGGCATGCGTAAAGTGTCTATTGAAAATGGCAAGCTTTGCTTGAACAACCGCCCATATTACCAGCGGCTTGTGCTGGATCAGGGCTATTTTGAGGAAGGCATACTCACCGCGCCAAGCGACGAAGATTTGAAGCGGGATGTTGAGCTTGCTAAAGAGATGGGCTTCAATGGCTTGCGGAAGCATCAGAAGATGGAGGATCCGCGCTTCCTGTATTGGTGTGACAAAATCGGTATGCTCGTATGGGGCGAGGCGGCGAATGCCTATGCGTACTCCGAGAACTATGTTCGGCAGTTTACGAGTGAATGGCAGGAGATTATTCAGCGTGATTACAACCATCCTTGTATCATCACGTGGGTACCGCTGAATGAGAGTTGGGGAATTCCGAATGTGCAGATCGATGCGAAGCAGCAGCAGCATGGTCTTGCCATGTATCATCTAACAAAATCAATTGATCAGACACGGCCTGTCGTGTATAACGACGGCTGGGAGCATATGACGACAGATCTGGTGACGATTCATGATTATGAAAGTCGGCGTGAGGTGCTTGAAGCCAGATATGCATCTGCGGAATCCACGCTGAATGCCATGCCTGCAAACCGCAGCATATTTGTCGGCGGAGCCGCTTATACCGGACAGCCTATTCTGGTGACGGAGTTCGGCGGAATTGCCTTCAAGGCGAGTGAATGGGAAGGCTGGGGATACTCGGGTGCGGATAATGAGGAGGATTATTTGAAACGGCTGAAGGACGTCGTTGATCCGATGTACGCCTCCCCGGTTTTACAAGGTTTTTGCTATACCCAGCTAACGGATGTGGAGCAGGAAATCAATGGACTTCTGACGTATGACAGAAAACCAAAAGCTCCATTAGAACGAATTCGGGAAATTATTACGGGAGCCCGTGCGGACTAA
- a CDS encoding helix-turn-helix domain-containing protein has translation MDSEIEIMTIAQVANYLQLSEVTTYKMVNEGVIPAFKIGRHWRVKRSDLFDLIERLKHGEHGQKL, from the coding sequence ATGGATTCGGAGATCGAGATCATGACGATAGCTCAGGTTGCGAATTATTTGCAGCTTAGTGAGGTAACAACCTATAAGATGGTGAACGAGGGAGTCATTCCAGCTTTTAAAATCGGCAGGCATTGGAGGGTTAAGAGGAGTGATCTGTTCGATCTGATTGAACGGTTGAAACATGGTGAGCATGGTCAAAAACTATAG
- the rnjA gene encoding ribonuclease J1 — protein sequence MNEEASKTAKTTKTAKTQRRPKSSPPPVRIFALGGLGEIGKNMYVVEYRNELIIIDAGLKFPDSRLSGIDYIIPDMSYLVANKHKIKGLFITHGHEDHIGAIPFLLRQLQIPIYGGPLTIGLVRAKLEEYRLLGQAELHVFHEDDRYVFQHLSVHFFRTTHSIPDAFGIVVDTPYGPVVHTGDFKFDFTPEDKPADLSKMASVGGEGVLALLADSTNSEREGFTPSERKVGNAILESFKQCEGRILFATFASNVHRLQQVVEAAMQCDRKIAVIGRSMEKVFTIGQELGYIRVPDGMLIDVKHIDRYEDNRVLIVCTGSQGEPNAALSRIASGAHRSVQIYPGDSVIFSSSPIPGNEQNINRSIDMLMRAGAHVIYGSIIDIHTSGHGNREDLKLMLSIIRPKYFIPIHGEYRMLLAHRSLAMQTGISEDRIFVMNVGDTLSVYRNRAKKGRSVSSGEVFISNGEMRTYEDELVEERGELAREGIVIVVMTIDAETGQILAGPDIVTRGFVYMQDARPLLRRAETTLKRNLSRQGERQEYNRSDWVRSTHRIMRRFFMKEVGRAPHIMPSILEV from the coding sequence ATGAATGAAGAAGCTAGCAAAACTGCGAAGACTACGAAGACCGCGAAGACACAGCGCCGCCCTAAATCGTCCCCCCCGCCGGTTCGAATTTTTGCGTTGGGCGGTCTAGGAGAAATCGGTAAAAATATGTACGTTGTGGAGTACAGAAATGAACTCATCATCATTGATGCAGGCTTGAAATTCCCCGATTCGCGCCTATCCGGAATTGATTATATTATTCCCGATATGAGTTATCTAGTTGCCAACAAGCATAAAATCAAAGGATTGTTTATTACGCATGGACATGAGGATCATATTGGGGCCATTCCCTTCTTGCTCCGTCAGCTGCAAATTCCGATTTATGGGGGACCGCTGACCATCGGTCTTGTCCGTGCTAAATTGGAGGAATACCGCCTGCTCGGACAAGCCGAGCTGCATGTATTTCATGAAGACGATCGGTATGTTTTCCAGCATCTTTCCGTCCATTTTTTCAGGACAACCCATAGTATTCCTGACGCATTTGGGATCGTTGTCGATACGCCATACGGCCCGGTCGTACATACCGGGGATTTCAAGTTTGACTTTACGCCGGAGGATAAGCCGGCCGACCTGTCCAAAATGGCCAGCGTCGGGGGCGAGGGTGTTCTTGCGCTTCTGGCGGATAGCACAAACAGCGAACGGGAGGGCTTCACCCCTTCCGAGCGCAAGGTTGGGAACGCGATTCTTGAATCGTTCAAGCAGTGCGAGGGCCGCATCTTGTTCGCGACCTTTGCATCCAACGTACACCGCCTGCAGCAGGTGGTGGAGGCTGCAATGCAATGCGACCGCAAAATCGCTGTTATCGGACGGAGCATGGAGAAGGTATTTACGATTGGTCAGGAACTCGGATATATCCGCGTGCCTGATGGCATGCTCATTGATGTGAAGCATATTGACCGTTATGAGGACAATCGGGTGCTGATCGTTTGTACGGGAAGCCAAGGAGAGCCAAATGCAGCGCTGAGCCGGATCGCTTCCGGGGCGCATCGCTCTGTACAAATTTACCCTGGGGATTCGGTTATATTCTCCTCCTCTCCCATTCCAGGGAACGAGCAAAACATTAATCGAAGCATTGATATGCTGATGAGAGCAGGGGCTCATGTTATATACGGTTCCATCATTGATATCCATACCTCGGGTCACGGAAATCGGGAGGATCTGAAGCTCATGCTAAGCATTATCCGTCCGAAATACTTCATTCCGATTCACGGGGAATATCGTATGCTGCTCGCCCACCGCAGTCTGGCGATGCAGACGGGGATATCGGAAGACCGCATCTTTGTCATGAACGTCGGAGATACATTGTCTGTATATCGCAACCGTGCCAAGAAAGGCCGTTCGGTTTCATCCGGAGAAGTCTTCATCAGCAATGGCGAGATGAGAACCTACGAGGACGAGCTCGTGGAAGAGCGGGGCGAATTGGCGAGAGAGGGCATCGTTATCGTCGTCATGACGATTGACGCTGAGACCGGGCAAATTCTTGCTGGTCCGGATATCGTGACCCGCGGCTTCGTTTATATGCAGGACGCGCGCCCGCTGCTGCGGCGAGCAGAAACGACGCTGAAGCGCAACCTATCCAGACAGGGAGAGCGCCAGGAGTATAATCGTTCGGATTGGGTGCGGTCGACGCACCGGATCATGCGCAGATTTTTTATGAAAGAAGTAGGCCGAGCGCCTCATATTATGCCATCAATATTAGAGGTTTAG